A stretch of the Clostridium botulinum genome encodes the following:
- a CDS encoding biotin--[acetyl-CoA-carboxylase] ligase yields the protein MKEEIISLLKENKDNFTSGEKMSEKFGITRAAVWKYMKAIKKDGYEIEAVSRKGYKLISSPDLLTFEEINPYLTTNYIGKNITYFNTIDSTNNKAKELGANGVLEGTVVISEEQTGGRGRLGRHWVSPKFKGIWMSMILRPDIEPMEASKITQIVAAAVCSAIKELGIDVYIKWPNDIVLNNKKICGILTEMSGEINKINYIVAGIGINVNIDEEDLPEDIKNIATSIKMETDLKIQRKELIAKIFNKFEMLYDEFINKGTIKESIEICKCNSALLGKQVKIIKKSNETFAKALTIAEDGELIVEYDDGKVEKIVSGEVSVRGMYGYV from the coding sequence GTGAAGGAAGAGATAATAAGTTTACTTAAAGAAAATAAAGATAATTTTACATCTGGAGAAAAGATGAGTGAAAAGTTTGGTATTACAAGAGCTGCTGTTTGGAAGTATATGAAAGCCATAAAAAAAGATGGCTATGAGATAGAAGCTGTATCTAGAAAAGGGTATAAACTTATTTCTTCACCAGACTTACTTACTTTTGAGGAAATAAATCCGTATCTAACAACTAATTATATAGGAAAAAATATAACGTATTTTAATACTATAGATTCAACTAATAATAAAGCAAAGGAATTAGGGGCTAATGGAGTATTAGAAGGAACTGTTGTTATAAGTGAAGAACAAACAGGGGGAAGAGGTCGCCTTGGAAGACACTGGGTATCTCCAAAATTTAAAGGAATATGGATGTCTATGATATTAAGACCCGACATAGAACCCATGGAAGCGTCTAAAATAACACAAATTGTAGCGGCAGCTGTTTGCAGTGCTATTAAAGAATTAGGAATTGATGTTTATATAAAATGGCCAAATGATATTGTATTAAATAATAAAAAGATATGTGGGATTTTAACAGAAATGAGCGGGGAAATTAATAAAATTAATTACATAGTTGCAGGAATAGGAATTAACGTAAATATAGATGAGGAAGATTTGCCAGAAGATATAAAAAATATAGCTACTTCAATAAAAATGGAAACCGATTTAAAGATACAGCGTAAAGAATTAATAGCTAAAATATTTAATAAATTTGAGATGCTTTATGATGAATTTATAAATAAGGGTACAATAAAGGAATCAATAGAAATTTGTAAATGTAATTCTGCACTTTTAGGCAAACAAGTTAAAATTATAAAAAAATCTAATGAGACATTTGCAAAGGCTCTTACAATTGCTGAAGATGGAGAGCTAATTGTAGAATATGATGATGGAAAAGTGGAGAAAATTGTATCAGGAGAAGTTTCTGTAAGAGGAATGTATGGATATGTGTAA
- the thrC gene encoding threonine synthase → MDNIFYKSTRGGENNISATEAILKGIAKDGGLFVPNKIPKIDKSLKELINMNYKELAYFVMSKFFTDFTESELKICIERAYDDKFDTIDVAEVKKASDNLFLELYHGPTLAFKDMALSILPYLLTTAAKKENIKKEIVILTATSGDTGKAALEGFTNVDGTKIIVFFPEDGVSEIQKKQMVTHEGENTYVIGIKGNFDDAQSGVKKIFTDEKFIKLLESNDYMFSSANSINIGRLIPQVVYYFYGYLKLCKMDEIVLGEAINVTVPTGNFGNILAAYYAKKMGLPIKKLICASNDNKVLYEFIKTGKYDKLREFVTTISPSMDILISSNLERLLYSISGEDSNKIRECMKSLDINGEYIINDEMKKELNDFYGNFASEAETKKSIKEVYNNSKYLIDTHTAVAYYVNEKYKKESGDATKSLIISTASPYKFTYAVMNSLDNRFKQFSGFKLIKEMNKVTGQDEPKSIKNIEKKMIIHKTICNKENMESEVKKILGV, encoded by the coding sequence ATGGATAATATTTTTTATAAAAGTACAAGGGGAGGAGAGAATAACATAAGTGCTACTGAGGCTATTTTAAAAGGAATTGCTAAAGATGGAGGATTGTTTGTTCCAAATAAGATTCCTAAAATAGATAAGTCTTTAAAAGAGCTAATTAATATGAATTATAAAGAACTTGCTTACTTTGTTATGAGTAAATTTTTCACTGATTTTACTGAGAGTGAATTGAAAATTTGTATAGAAAGAGCCTATGATGATAAGTTTGATACTATAGATGTAGCTGAGGTAAAAAAGGCTTCTGATAATTTATTTTTAGAGTTGTATCATGGACCAACATTAGCTTTTAAAGATATGGCATTATCTATACTACCATATCTTTTAACTACAGCAGCAAAGAAAGAGAATATAAAGAAAGAGATAGTAATACTTACAGCAACTTCAGGTGATACAGGAAAAGCTGCACTTGAAGGGTTTACAAATGTGGATGGAACTAAAATTATAGTGTTTTTTCCTGAGGATGGAGTAAGTGAGATTCAGAAAAAACAAATGGTTACACACGAGGGAGAAAACACTTATGTAATAGGAATAAAAGGTAACTTTGATGATGCTCAAAGTGGGGTTAAAAAAATATTTACTGATGAAAAATTTATAAAGCTTTTAGAGAGTAATGATTATATGTTTTCTTCTGCTAATTCCATAAATATAGGAAGACTAATACCTCAAGTAGTATATTATTTTTACGGATATTTAAAGCTTTGCAAAATGGATGAAATAGTTTTAGGTGAAGCAATAAATGTAACTGTTCCTACAGGAAACTTTGGAAATATACTTGCAGCATATTATGCTAAAAAAATGGGGCTTCCAATAAAAAAATTAATATGTGCATCTAATGATAATAAAGTTTTGTATGAATTTATAAAGACGGGTAAGTATGATAAATTAAGAGAATTTGTTACAACAATATCTCCATCTATGGACATTTTAATATCAAGTAATTTAGAAAGGCTTTTATATAGTATAAGTGGAGAAGACAGTAACAAGATAAGAGAATGCATGAAGAGTTTAGATATTAATGGAGAGTATATTATAAATGATGAAATGAAAAAAGAGCTTAATGATTTTTATGGTAACTTTGCATCTGAGGCGGAAACAAAGAAATCAATAAAGGAAGTTTATAATAATAGCAAGTACTTAATTGATACTCATACGGCTGTTGCTTATTATGTTAATGAAAAATATAAAAAAGAGTCAGGAGACGCCACAAAATCTTTAATAATTTCTACTGCAAGTCCATATAAGTTTACTTATGCAGTTATGAATTCATTGGATAATAGATTCAAACAATTTAGTGGTTTTAAGTTGATTAAAGAAATGAATAAGGTAACAGGTCAGGATGAGCCAAAATCTATAAAGAATATAGAGAAGAAAATGATTATTCATAAAACTATTTGCAATAAAGAAAATATGGAGTCAGAGGTAAAGAAAATTTTAGGGGTTTAA
- a CDS encoding homoserine dehydrogenase — protein sequence MKKVNIAILGLGNVGRGVWKILNANKEEIKERSGYDIEVSKILVRDINKDRGVEIPKDIITTNPEEIFQDNNIKVILELMGGVSPAKEYMIRAMKNKKHVVTANKMVLATEGAVLSRVAQEEGVRLCYEASVAGGIPIIHGLTESLTANKIEQIIGIINGTTNYILTKMHLDNMDFTEALKEAQEKGYAEADPTSDVEGYDAVYKLGILTYLAFGKKVNVSSIYREGIQNIESIDIDYAKEFGYVIKLLAIVKDIDNTLELRVHPTMIPERHPLANVNDSFNAIFLKGNAVGDLMMYGRGAGDLPTGSAVVGDLISVLRNETDPLFKLSKHKLGKTKKVNNMEQTECEYYIRITVKDEPGVLGKITTILGDNSVSLLSVIQKGKGQNFVNLVFVTHKTLEGNINNSIDTIKTLSSVKKIENIIRVEKLQ from the coding sequence ATGAAAAAAGTTAATATTGCTATATTGGGATTAGGAAACGTAGGTAGGGGTGTATGGAAAATACTAAATGCAAATAAAGAAGAAATAAAAGAAAGGTCTGGATATGATATTGAGGTATCTAAGATATTAGTTAGAGATATAAATAAAGATAGAGGAGTAGAAATACCAAAAGATATTATAACTACAAATCCAGAAGAAATTTTTCAGGATAATAATATAAAAGTAATATTAGAACTTATGGGGGGAGTAAGTCCTGCTAAAGAATATATGATAAGGGCTATGAAAAATAAAAAACATGTGGTTACTGCAAATAAAATGGTACTTGCAACAGAAGGAGCGGTTCTTTCAAGAGTAGCACAAGAAGAAGGGGTAAGATTGTGTTATGAAGCTAGTGTTGCTGGAGGTATACCGATAATTCACGGTTTAACTGAAAGTTTAACTGCAAATAAAATAGAACAAATTATAGGTATTATAAATGGAACAACAAATTATATATTAACTAAAATGCATCTAGACAATATGGACTTTACAGAAGCTTTAAAAGAGGCACAGGAAAAAGGTTATGCTGAAGCAGATCCAACATCAGATGTAGAAGGATATGATGCAGTTTATAAATTAGGAATTTTAACTTATTTGGCTTTTGGAAAAAAAGTTAATGTAAGTTCAATATATAGAGAAGGAATTCAAAATATAGAATCAATAGATATAGATTATGCAAAGGAATTTGGATATGTTATTAAGCTTTTAGCAATTGTTAAGGATATAGATAATACTTTGGAATTAAGAGTTCATCCAACAATGATACCAGAAAGACATCCACTTGCTAATGTAAATGATTCTTTTAATGCTATATTTTTAAAAGGAAATGCTGTAGGTGATTTAATGATGTATGGAAGAGGAGCTGGTGATTTACCTACAGGAAGTGCTGTGGTAGGAGATTTAATTTCAGTTTTAAGGAATGAAACTGATCCATTATTTAAGTTATCAAAACATAAGCTAGGAAAAACTAAAAAAGTTAATAATATGGAACAAACAGAATGCGAATATTATATTAGAATTACAGTTAAAGATGAACCTGGTGTATTGGGGAAAATCACAACAATATTGGGGGATAATAGTGTAAGTTTACTTTCAGTAATTCAAAAAGGTAAAGGTCAAAATTTTGTAAATTTAGTATTTGTAACGCATAAGACATTAGAAGGAAATATAAATAATTCAATAGATACAATAAAGACATTATCAAGTGTTAAAAAGATAGAAAATATAATAAGAGTAGAAAAATTACAGTAG
- a CDS encoding DegV family protein — translation MDIKIVTDSGCDLSQELKKNMNIEAVPLTLQLEDREYIDNESLDILKYIKDMAKCKTAPKTACPSPQDYMESYKGNGKVFVVTLSSKLSGSYNSAVLAKNLFLEEVNNKFIHVFDSVTASVGQTVIALKISELSKLNLGEIEIVEKINKYISEMKTFFLLESLDHLAKAGRLNPIIAKVANMLSIKPIMGSNDDGTIRMVEKTRGYKKAFKRFIDVIGEEGSNLEQKVLGIAHCNCLERALKFKEEVLKRYNFKDIVVVEMSGLSTTYADNGGLVIAF, via the coding sequence ATGGATATAAAAATTGTTACAGATAGTGGTTGTGATTTATCACAAGAATTAAAAAAAAACATGAATATTGAAGCTGTTCCTTTAACTTTACAACTAGAGGATAGAGAATATATAGATAATGAGAGTTTAGATATATTAAAATATATAAAAGATATGGCTAAGTGTAAAACTGCCCCTAAGACAGCATGTCCTTCTCCCCAAGATTATATGGAAAGTTATAAAGGAAATGGAAAGGTGTTTGTAGTTACATTATCATCTAAATTAAGTGGAAGCTATAATAGTGCAGTGTTAGCTAAAAATCTATTTTTAGAAGAGGTAAATAATAAATTTATCCATGTATTTGATTCCGTAACAGCATCAGTAGGTCAAACAGTAATAGCACTTAAAATAAGTGAACTTTCAAAATTGAATTTGGGAGAAATAGAGATAGTAGAGAAAATAAATAAGTATATAAGCGAAATGAAAACCTTTTTCTTACTAGAAAGTTTGGACCATTTGGCTAAGGCAGGAAGATTAAATCCAATTATAGCTAAGGTTGCAAATATGTTATCTATTAAACCTATAATGGGATCAAATGATGATGGAACTATAAGAATGGTTGAAAAAACTAGAGGATACAAAAAAGCATTTAAAAGATTTATAGATGTAATAGGAGAAGAAGGAAGTAATTTAGAGCAAAAAGTATTAGGAATTGCTCATTGCAATTGTCTTGAGAGAGCACTTAAGTTTAAAGAAGAAGTGTTAAAAAGATATAATTTTAAGGATATAGTTGTTGTTGAGATGTCAGGATTAAGTACCACTTATGCGGACAATGGAGGCCTTGTAATAGCATTTTAA
- a CDS encoding DegV family protein has protein sequence MAIKIITDSGCDLPKDILKKYDIELLPLYVYLENEEFLDGETIAPKEVYDGMREGKVYTTAQVPPNKFYDAFKKCAENNDTCIYIGFSSGLTGTYQSSVIAKEDILEEYPNFDIHVIDTKAASIGLGIIVYKAAIMVSEGKIKEEILKAIEFNSKHMEGIFTVDNLEYLFRGGRVSKTSAMLGGLLNIKPILDIENGKLIPIEKIRGRKKVIKRIFELMEERGEKLQNQIIGISHGDDIKSAEDFKSILEEQFGCENFLINTIGGVIGSHVGPGTLAVFFLNAID, from the coding sequence ATGGCAATAAAGATAATAACAGATAGTGGATGTGATTTACCTAAAGATATTTTAAAAAAGTATGATATAGAACTGCTACCTCTTTATGTATATTTAGAAAATGAAGAATTTTTAGATGGAGAAACTATAGCACCAAAGGAAGTTTATGATGGTATGAGAGAGGGAAAAGTATATACTACAGCACAAGTTCCTCCTAATAAATTTTATGATGCTTTCAAAAAGTGTGCGGAAAATAATGATACTTGTATTTATATAGGTTTTTCTTCTGGACTTACAGGTACATATCAATCTTCTGTAATTGCAAAGGAAGATATTTTAGAAGAATATCCTAATTTCGATATACATGTTATAGATACTAAAGCGGCTTCAATAGGGCTAGGGATTATAGTATATAAAGCTGCTATAATGGTAAGTGAAGGAAAGATTAAAGAAGAAATATTAAAGGCTATAGAGTTTAACTCAAAGCATATGGAGGGTATTTTTACTGTTGATAATTTAGAATATTTATTTAGAGGCGGAAGAGTAAGTAAAACATCAGCTATGTTAGGCGGTTTATTAAATATTAAGCCAATACTTGATATAGAAAATGGAAAGCTAATACCTATAGAAAAGATAAGAGGAAGAAAGAAAGTTATAAAAAGAATTTTTGAGTTGATGGAAGAACGCGGAGAAAAACTTCAAAATCAAATTATAGGAATATCTCATGGAGATGATATAAAAAGTGCGGAAGACTTTAAATCAATATTAGAAGAACAATTCGGATGTGAAAATTTTTTAATCAATACTATTGGTGGTGTTATTGGATCACATGTTGGACCAGGTACACTTGCGGTATTTTTTCTTAATGCCATAGACTAA
- a CDS encoding Hsp20/alpha crystallin family protein — MFEMIPFKNNDDFFSSTSINKGFNVDIHETESAYLVEADLPGMKKENLNLSYKNGYLTITAKREDIIEDRNEIYVRHEKHYTEFKRSFFINNIDKNNINAQLKNGVLKLVLPKKE; from the coding sequence ATGTTTGAAATGATTCCTTTTAAAAATAATGATGATTTTTTCTCTTCCACTTCCATAAACAAAGGATTTAATGTAGATATTCATGAAACAGAAAGTGCTTATTTAGTTGAAGCTGATCTTCCAGGAATGAAAAAGGAAAATTTAAATCTTTCTTATAAAAATGGATATCTAACTATAACAGCTAAAAGGGAAGATATTATTGAGGATAGAAACGAAATTTATGTAAGACATGAAAAGCATTATACAGAGTTTAAACGAAGTTTTTTTATAAATAATATTGATAAAAATAATATAAATGCTCAACTTAAAAATGGTGTTTTAAAATTAGTCCTTCCTAAAAAAGAATAA
- a CDS encoding replicative DNA helicase, with the protein METPLRVLPHNIQAEQTVLGCMIKDKTSIAQATEALRGNDFYRESHKIIFEAILELYSKDIPVDMVTLIEKLKSTEKLQIVGGITYIAELSDSVESTINVNSYVKIVEEKSILRKLIEASADITEECYLKQEDVPSVLDRAEKRVFDIAQKRTSSDFEPISNVLERGFEQIEKIFNNKGETTGVPSGFPELDAKTSGFQPGDMILIAARPSMGKTTFAINIAEYAAIREGKSVVVFSLEMSKEQLAYKILCSESNVDMLKLRTGELEDNDWERIAKASGPIAASKIFIDDTAGVSVMEMRSKCRRLKIEHGIDLIVIDYLQLMSGSSGSESRQQEVSEISRSIKALAKEMHCPVIALSQLSRAPEQRADHRPMLSDLRESGSIEQDADLVMFLYRDEYYNKETEDKNIAECIIAKQRNGPVGTVKLAWLGQYSKFGRLDVIHQE; encoded by the coding sequence ATGGAAACACCTCTTAGAGTTTTACCACATAACATACAAGCTGAACAAACAGTTCTTGGCTGCATGATTAAGGATAAAACATCTATTGCTCAAGCAACAGAGGCATTAAGAGGAAATGATTTTTATAGAGAAAGTCACAAAATTATTTTTGAGGCTATATTAGAATTATACTCAAAAGATATTCCTGTAGATATGGTAACTCTAATAGAAAAATTAAAGTCTACAGAAAAATTACAAATAGTTGGAGGAATCACTTATATAGCAGAATTAAGTGATTCCGTTGAATCTACTATAAATGTTAATTCCTATGTTAAAATTGTTGAGGAAAAATCAATTTTAAGAAAGCTTATAGAAGCCTCAGCAGATATTACTGAGGAATGCTATTTAAAGCAAGAAGATGTACCAAGTGTACTTGATAGAGCTGAAAAAAGAGTATTTGATATAGCACAAAAAAGAACATCAAGTGATTTTGAGCCTATAAGTAATGTTCTTGAAAGAGGCTTTGAGCAGATAGAAAAGATATTTAATAACAAAGGAGAAACTACTGGAGTTCCATCAGGTTTTCCAGAACTTGATGCAAAAACATCAGGATTTCAGCCTGGAGATATGATATTAATAGCTGCAAGACCATCCATGGGAAAAACTACATTTGCCATAAATATTGCAGAATATGCAGCTATTAGGGAAGGAAAAAGTGTAGTTGTATTTTCACTTGAAATGTCAAAGGAACAATTAGCTTATAAGATACTTTGTTCAGAATCAAATGTCGATATGCTAAAATTAAGAACAGGGGAGCTTGAAGATAATGATTGGGAAAGAATTGCAAAAGCTTCTGGTCCAATAGCAGCATCAAAAATATTCATAGACGATACTGCAGGAGTATCTGTTATGGAAATGAGATCTAAATGTAGAAGATTAAAAATAGAACATGGAATAGATCTTATAGTAATAGATTACTTGCAACTTATGAGTGGAAGTTCGGGTTCTGAGAGTAGACAGCAGGAAGTATCAGAAATATCAAGATCTATAAAAGCATTAGCTAAGGAAATGCATTGTCCGGTTATAGCATTATCACAGCTATCTCGTGCACCAGAACAAAGAGCTGATCATAGGCCTATGTTATCAGACCTTAGAGAATCAGGTTCAATAGAGCAGGATGCTGACCTTGTTATGTTTTTATATAGAGATGAGTATTACAATAAAGAAACAGAAGATAAAAATATAGCAGAGTGTATAATTGCAAAACAAAGAAATGGTCCAGTTGGAACAGTTAAACTTGCTTGGCTAGGACAATATAGTAAATTTGGACGATTAGATGTTATACACCAAGAATAA
- the lonC gene encoding Lon family ATP-dependent protease → MPLDIQVDVLEDVVRKILDEKTIRSRIIKYKLNKQLHSDDILKRIYAINKIVSDGKGIDIVPSEDTISEAIENTKIYIAQVVARRYVENSIEKDVEQAILEKQEKYVEDVRLGIIRKRKGSENAKTLKKYSKLQELDSKKLSNNILSMLRPQSFSEIVGQERAIKSLVSKLASPYPQHIILYGPPGVGKTTAARLALEEVKKINNTPFDGDGKFVEVDGTTLRWDPREITNPLLGSVHDPIYQGSKRDLAEIGVPEPKPGLVTDAHGGVLFIDEIGELDDILQNKLLKVLEDKRVEFSSSYYDPDDENIPKYIKYLFENGAPADFVLIGATTREPKDINPALRSRCTEVYFEPLSSKDVQDIVEDAAGRLNIKLQDGVSALISKYTIEGRKAVNLLADAYGYVLYNEKVDDTEVTIKIKDIEEVISISRLTPFEQVYHNEEPEVGHIYGLGVSGYIGSTIEIEAVAFEAKDKGKGLVRFNDTAGSMAKDSVFNAASVIRKITNKDVKDYDIHVNAVGGGRIDGPSAGAAITVCIISALLNKPIRQDIALTGEISLRGKIKPVGGIFEKVYGARRKGIRCVIVPKDNLREVPKGLKDIDVKAVDNIEELIKIVFDE, encoded by the coding sequence ATGCCTTTAGATATACAAGTAGATGTATTAGAGGATGTTGTAAGAAAAATATTAGATGAAAAAACAATAAGATCAAGAATCATAAAATATAAACTTAATAAACAATTGCATTCTGACGATATATTAAAAAGGATTTATGCTATAAACAAGATAGTAAGTGACGGTAAGGGCATAGACATAGTTCCAAGTGAAGATACTATTTCCGAGGCAATAGAAAATACAAAAATATATATTGCACAGGTTGTTGCAAGAAGATATGTAGAAAATAGTATAGAAAAAGATGTAGAACAGGCAATTTTAGAAAAGCAGGAAAAGTATGTAGAAGATGTTAGACTAGGTATTATTAGAAAAAGAAAAGGTTCCGAAAATGCTAAAACTTTAAAAAAGTATTCTAAATTACAGGAATTAGATTCTAAAAAGTTGTCTAATAATATACTATCTATGTTAAGACCTCAGAGTTTTTCTGAAATTGTTGGACAGGAAAGAGCTATAAAATCTCTTGTATCAAAACTTGCATCACCATATCCTCAACATATAATCCTTTATGGACCTCCAGGAGTGGGTAAAACTACAGCAGCAAGACTTGCACTTGAAGAAGTTAAAAAAATAAATAATACTCCCTTTGATGGAGATGGTAAATTTGTAGAAGTAGATGGAACAACTCTTAGATGGGATCCAAGGGAAATAACAAATCCTCTTTTAGGTTCAGTACATGATCCTATATATCAGGGAAGTAAAAGGGATTTAGCTGAAATTGGAGTTCCAGAGCCTAAACCAGGTTTAGTTACAGATGCACATGGTGGAGTTCTTTTTATTGATGAAATTGGAGAGCTTGATGATATTCTTCAAAATAAGCTACTAAAAGTTTTAGAAGATAAAAGAGTTGAATTTTCATCATCTTATTATGATCCTGATGATGAAAACATTCCAAAGTATATAAAGTACTTATTTGAAAATGGTGCTCCGGCTGATTTTGTCTTAATAGGTGCAACAACAAGGGAACCAAAAGATATAAACCCAGCATTAAGGTCAAGATGTACAGAAGTTTATTTTGAACCATTATCTTCTAAAGATGTACAGGATATAGTAGAAGATGCAGCAGGAAGATTAAATATAAAGTTACAAGATGGAGTAAGTGCACTTATAAGTAAGTACACTATAGAAGGAAGAAAAGCTGTAAATCTTTTAGCAGATGCTTATGGTTATGTTTTATATAATGAAAAAGTAGATGATACTGAAGTAACAATAAAAATTAAAGATATAGAAGAGGTTATATCAATATCAAGACTTACTCCTTTTGAACAAGTCTATCATAATGAAGAACCGGAAGTAGGTCATATATATGGTCTTGGTGTTAGCGGATATATTGGTTCTACAATAGAAATAGAAGCAGTAGCCTTTGAGGCTAAAGATAAAGGGAAAGGTCTTGTAAGATTTAATGATACAGCAGGAAGTATGGCAAAAGATTCTGTATTTAATGCTGCATCAGTTATTAGAAAGATTACTAATAAGGATGTAAAAGATTATGACATCCATGTTAATGCTGTTGGAGGTGGACGTATAGATGGACCTTCAGCAGGTGCAGCAATAACTGTTTGTATAATTAGTGCTCTTTTAAATAAGCCTATAAGACAAGATATAGCATTAACTGGGGAAATATCTTTAAGAGGTAAAATAAAGCCAGTTGGTGGTATATTTGAAAAGGTATATGGAGCAAGACGAAAAGGAATAAGGTGTGTAATAGTACCTAAGGATAATTTAAGAGAAGTTCCAAAGGGTTTAAAAGACATAGATGTTAAAGCAGTAGACAATATTGAAGAATTAATTAAAATCGTTTTTGATGAATAA
- the rplI gene encoding 50S ribosomal protein L9 codes for MKVILLKDVKGKGKKGEVINASDGYARNFLLPRGLAEEATDSNMHILNRQQEAERKKKLEETEKAQNLADSLRNKEVKIIGKAGDNGRLFGAITSKDIATELKKQYKVTVDKKKIVTDTIKQLGEYEVEVKLYPEISTKIKVVITEK; via the coding sequence ATGAAAGTAATTTTATTAAAAGATGTAAAAGGAAAAGGAAAAAAGGGAGAAGTTATAAATGCATCAGATGGATATGCAAGAAACTTTTTATTACCAAGAGGACTTGCAGAAGAAGCTACAGATTCAAATATGCACATATTAAATAGACAACAAGAAGCTGAAAGAAAGAAAAAACTAGAGGAAACTGAAAAAGCACAAAATTTAGCTGACAGTTTAAGAAATAAAGAGGTTAAGATAATTGGTAAAGCTGGAGATAATGGAAGATTATTTGGAGCTATAACAAGTAAAGATATAGCAACTGAATTAAAGAAACAATACAAAGTAACTGTAGATAAAAAGAAAATTGTAACAGATACAATAAAACAATTAGGAGAATACGAAGTAGAGGTAAAATTATATCCAGAGATATCAACTAAAATAAAAGTTGTTATTACAGAAAAATAA